The Paenibacillus sp. YPG26 genome includes a window with the following:
- a CDS encoding cation transporter: MNTTTLQVEGMSCGHCVNSIEKALKGAGASGQVDLASKTVEVQYDEAQISLQALKEVIEDQGYEVL; this comes from the coding sequence ATGAATACAACAACATTGCAGGTTGAAGGTATGTCGTGCGGTCATTGTGTGAATTCCATTGAGAAGGCGTTGAAAGGTGCAGGGGCATCCGGCCAGGTGGATCTGGCCTCCAAGACGGTGGAAGTGCAGTATGATGAAGCTCAAATTTCATTGCAGGCTTTGAAAGAGGTTATTGAAGATCAGGGGTATGAAGTTCTATAA
- a CDS encoding alkaline phosphatase has protein sequence MTSKFSKKIIPTALLASLAVTTLFSGGAANSAAKVVKKKDTNEIRNVIFLIGDGMGVSFTTAYRYLKDNPATPLMEKTEFDKYLVGSQMTYPEDEHENVTDSASAATAMSAGVKTYNAAIAVDNDHSEVKTVLEEAKRQGKSTGLVATSEITHATPAAFGAHDISRKNMDAIADDYYNEKINGKHKVDVLLGGGLSNFARKDKNLTDLFKKDGYSFVTTRDELLKDKNKQVLGLFAPGGLAKTIDRAAETPSLEEMTTTAISRLNTNKNGFFLMVEGSQIDWAGHDNDIVGSMSEMQDFEKAFKAAIDFAKKDGHTLVIATADHSTGGLSVAANGKYNFDASPIKAAKRTPDFIAAEIFAGAEVEATLKKYIALDLTAEEIQAVKDAAAKKDKDATGIDNAIEAIFNARTNTGWTTGGHTGEDVPVYSFGPGKEKFAGLIDNTDNAKIIFQILKNGKK, from the coding sequence ATGACCAGCAAATTCTCAAAAAAAATTATACCTACCGCATTATTGGCTTCGCTAGCTGTTACTACCCTGTTCTCGGGCGGTGCTGCAAATTCAGCTGCCAAAGTGGTCAAGAAGAAGGACACGAATGAAATTCGCAATGTGATCTTCCTGATCGGGGATGGCATGGGCGTCTCCTTTACTACCGCATACCGTTATCTGAAAGACAACCCGGCAACTCCTCTAATGGAGAAAACGGAATTTGATAAATACCTCGTAGGCAGCCAAATGACTTACCCGGAAGACGAGCATGAGAATGTAACCGATTCAGCTTCAGCAGCTACGGCCATGTCAGCGGGGGTAAAGACCTATAACGCGGCTATCGCGGTAGATAACGATCATTCCGAAGTGAAGACGGTGCTTGAAGAAGCCAAGAGACAAGGCAAGTCTACAGGTCTTGTAGCTACGTCCGAGATTACGCATGCGACACCTGCCGCATTCGGGGCTCACGATATCAGCCGCAAGAACATGGATGCGATTGCGGATGACTACTACAATGAGAAGATTAACGGCAAACACAAGGTTGACGTTCTGCTTGGCGGTGGACTCAGCAACTTTGCCCGCAAGGATAAGAATCTGACAGATTTATTCAAAAAAGACGGCTACAGCTTCGTTACCACCCGTGACGAATTGTTGAAGGACAAGAACAAGCAGGTGCTTGGGTTGTTCGCCCCTGGCGGACTTGCCAAAACCATTGACCGGGCTGCGGAGACCCCTTCACTGGAAGAGATGACGACCACGGCGATCTCCCGCCTGAATACGAACAAGAACGGCTTCTTCCTCATGGTTGAGGGAAGCCAGATTGACTGGGCTGGTCACGACAACGATATCGTAGGCTCCATGAGCGAGATGCAGGATTTCGAGAAAGCCTTTAAAGCCGCGATTGATTTCGCCAAAAAAGATGGCCATACCCTCGTAATCGCTACCGCTGACCACTCCACAGGAGGCCTATCGGTGGCCGCCAATGGCAAATACAATTTCGATGCCAGCCCGATCAAGGCAGCCAAGCGCACCCCTGACTTCATCGCCGCCGAAATCTTTGCTGGTGCTGAGGTGGAAGCAACCTTGAAGAAATATATCGCCCTTGACCTGACTGCGGAAGAGATTCAAGCTGTCAAGGATGCGGCAGCCAAGAAGGATAAGGATGCTACCGGCATTGATAACGCGATTGAAGCCATCTTCAACGCAAGAACAAATACAGGCTGGACAACGGGCGGCCACACAGGTGAGGACGTGCCTGTCTATTCCTTCGGCCCTGGTAAAGAAAAATTCGCCGGCCTGATCGACAATACGGATAATGCCAAGATTATTTTCCAAATTCTCAAGAACGGCAAGAAATAA
- a CDS encoding MarR family transcriptional regulator produces the protein MVNKESLFQQLASMIASAHQLHFDMTKDMPMGDITPLQYEILELVSVKQPITASQLSECKGISMPNMSRELRKLKLKGLCEGIEDTGDRRKQYIRLSPLGEERIAAAFEHMRQLFMQRIEQIPDSKLAKISEAMGILDSTIFRAESE, from the coding sequence ATGGTGAACAAAGAATCGTTATTTCAGCAATTGGCATCAATGATTGCATCGGCTCACCAGCTGCACTTTGATATGACGAAGGATATGCCAATGGGCGATATTACCCCGCTGCAATACGAAATTCTGGAATTGGTATCTGTGAAGCAGCCGATCACAGCAAGCCAGCTAAGCGAATGCAAAGGCATCTCCATGCCAAATATGAGCCGGGAGCTCCGAAAGCTGAAGTTAAAAGGGCTGTGCGAAGGTATTGAAGATACTGGGGATCGTAGAAAGCAGTATATAAGGCTGTCCCCATTAGGTGAGGAGAGGATTGCTGCGGCTTTCGAGCATATGAGGCAGCTTTTTATGCAGAGAATCGAGCAAATCCCCGATTCGAAGCTTGCCAAGATTTCTGAAGCGATGGGGATACTGGATTCAACAATTTTTCGAGCTGAATCTGAATAA
- a CDS encoding NAD(P)H-dependent oxidoreductase, with protein MKTLIIFTHPNHHSLSYSFLQTTIQGLRDNPNKQEIEVLDLYAESFDPLLVFNEHKRRRDMHLDPNLEKYRNQLLWAERIVLIYPIWWGRPPAMLLGYIDQMFASNFAYRENGGLLPEGLLKGRSVVCISVMKGPTLYPLFWLNNAHKTLMRKALFRYVGIKEVKFFEFGGMEKPGGKQVKKLEQIYRYFKAIVQ; from the coding sequence ATGAAAACCCTCATTATCTTCACGCATCCGAACCATCACAGCTTAAGCTACTCTTTCCTTCAGACAACGATTCAAGGCTTGCGGGACAACCCGAACAAACAAGAAATTGAGGTATTGGATTTGTACGCCGAATCGTTCGATCCGCTGCTCGTGTTCAATGAACACAAACGGAGAAGGGATATGCACCTCGACCCCAATCTGGAGAAATACCGTAACCAGCTGCTATGGGCTGAGAGAATCGTGCTCATCTATCCGATCTGGTGGGGGCGCCCTCCCGCTATGCTGCTTGGCTATATCGACCAGATGTTTGCTTCGAATTTCGCCTATCGCGAGAACGGCGGCCTTCTCCCGGAGGGATTGCTCAAGGGGAGATCTGTTGTGTGTATTTCGGTCATGAAGGGACCCACCCTTTACCCCCTGTTCTGGCTTAATAATGCCCACAAGACGCTCATGCGTAAAGCGCTATTCCGCTATGTCGGCATCAAGGAAGTCAAATTCTTTGAATTTGGAGGCATGGAGAAGCCGGGCGGCAAGCAGGTGAAGAAGCTTGAACAGATTTATCGCTATTTCAAAGCTATCGTACAATGA
- a CDS encoding IS1182 family transposase, whose translation MISKNNYEGRFQISVNALDDLVPKDHLVRKLENAIDFSFIYELVQDKYSAVTGRPSVDPVVLIKIVLIQYLFGIRSMRQTIREIETNVAYRWFIGYDFTQPIPHFTTFGKNYVRRFKDTDIFESIFARILEEALGHGFVEPDVLFMDATHVKANANKNKYEKTMVQEQSKKYQEQLDKEINEDRIQHGKKPFGKKPKSALKETKTSISDPESGLFVKGEKERVFAYSFHTACDRNGFVLGAKVTPGNVHDSQVFEDVLELVKKSLGKPTAVAVDAGYKTPYISKLLIDDGIRPVMPYTRPRTKDGFFKKYDYVYDEHYDAYICPNHEFLTYELTNREGYKMYRSDPTICKDCPFLSQCTESKDFTKRISRHIWADYLEEADHLRHTDENKQIYSQRKETIERVFADLKEKHGMRWTTLRGLRKVSMQAMLVFACMNLKKLATWLWKSGGSKRYFALFMISYRKKTKTNSCVPNGNKEFVCNLSSSLPRAAEISFRRIILSN comes from the coding sequence ATGATTAGTAAAAATAATTATGAAGGTCGCTTTCAGATTTCTGTGAATGCGCTAGACGACCTTGTGCCTAAGGATCATTTGGTTCGCAAGTTAGAAAATGCGATCGATTTTAGTTTTATATACGAGCTGGTTCAAGATAAATACAGTGCGGTTACAGGGCGTCCGAGTGTCGATCCCGTAGTTCTGATTAAAATCGTGCTTATCCAGTATCTATTTGGCATTCGCTCCATGCGCCAAACCATTCGGGAAATTGAAACGAACGTAGCTTACCGCTGGTTCATCGGCTATGACTTTACCCAGCCCATTCCCCACTTCACCACTTTTGGTAAAAACTATGTTCGCAGGTTTAAGGACACGGATATTTTTGAATCCATTTTTGCACGTATTCTGGAAGAAGCTTTAGGGCATGGCTTTGTAGAGCCTGACGTGCTTTTCATGGATGCAACGCATGTGAAGGCAAACGCCAACAAAAATAAATATGAAAAAACGATGGTACAGGAGCAAAGCAAAAAGTACCAAGAGCAGCTTGATAAAGAGATTAATGAAGACCGGATCCAGCATGGGAAGAAGCCTTTCGGAAAAAAGCCTAAGTCCGCTCTGAAAGAAACAAAAACAAGCATCTCCGACCCTGAGAGCGGACTATTTGTAAAGGGCGAAAAAGAACGTGTATTTGCCTACAGTTTTCATACGGCCTGCGACCGCAACGGCTTTGTTCTGGGTGCGAAAGTAACTCCAGGAAATGTACATGACAGCCAGGTGTTTGAGGATGTGCTTGAGCTCGTAAAGAAGTCTCTGGGCAAGCCCACAGCTGTAGCAGTTGACGCTGGATACAAGACTCCCTACATTAGTAAATTGCTGATCGATGACGGGATACGGCCTGTTATGCCATACACAAGACCTCGTACGAAGGATGGCTTTTTCAAGAAGTATGATTACGTATACGATGAGCACTACGATGCCTATATCTGTCCGAACCATGAGTTTCTAACCTATGAATTGACGAACCGGGAAGGGTACAAGATGTATCGTTCCGATCCCACAATATGCAAAGACTGCCCCTTCTTGAGTCAGTGTACCGAAAGCAAGGACTTCACTAAGCGAATTAGCCGCCATATTTGGGCTGACTATCTGGAAGAAGCAGACCACCTTCGGCATACCGATGAAAACAAACAAATTTACTCACAGCGCAAGGAAACGATTGAGCGCGTATTTGCAGATCTAAAGGAAAAGCATGGCATGCGATGGACGACTTTACGAGGACTTCGTAAAGTTTCCATGCAGGCGATGCTCGTTTTTGCTTGCATGAACCTCAAAAAGTTAGCCACCTGGCTCTGGAAGTCCGGTGGCTCAAAGCGATATTTCGCTTTATTTATGATCTCTTACAGAAAAAAAACAAAGACAAACTCCTGTGTTCCTAA